A section of the Rhizobium sp. BG4 genome encodes:
- a CDS encoding alpha-ketoglutarate-dependent dioxygenase AlkB, which produces MLEISSGIRHFPGYLDRFHQEAMVETIREIVSAAPLFTPVMPGTGKPMSVRMSNCGELGWVTDKDRGYRYQPVHPLIGEPWPPIPPELLDIWTAVSGYPLPPQACLINFYSDDAKMGLHQDKDEQDLKAPVVSISLGNSCLFRIGGTARNDRTQSLKLSSGDVIVLGGEGRLCFHGVDRIYPATSTLLKSGGRINLTLRRVTP; this is translated from the coding sequence ATGCTCGAAATCTCCAGCGGCATCCGGCATTTTCCAGGCTATCTCGATCGCTTCCATCAGGAAGCGATGGTCGAGACGATCCGTGAGATCGTTTCCGCCGCACCGCTCTTCACGCCTGTCATGCCCGGAACCGGAAAGCCGATGTCCGTCCGCATGAGCAATTGTGGAGAGCTCGGCTGGGTGACAGACAAGGACCGCGGCTACCGCTACCAGCCGGTTCATCCGCTCATCGGCGAACCATGGCCTCCGATCCCGCCGGAACTTCTCGATATCTGGACCGCTGTCTCCGGCTATCCGCTGCCGCCGCAGGCCTGCTTGATCAACTTCTACTCCGACGACGCCAAAATGGGTCTGCACCAGGACAAAGACGAGCAGGATCTCAAGGCGCCCGTCGTCTCGATCTCCCTCGGCAACAGCTGCCTTTTCCGCATCGGCGGCACCGCGCGCAACGACCGCACCCAATCCCTGAAACTGTCGAGCGGCGACGTCATCGTCCTCGGCGGCGAAGGCCGCCTCTGCTTCCATGGCGTCGACCGCATCTATCCCGCCACCTCGACGCTCCTGAAAAGCGGCGGCCGGATCAATCTGACGTTAAGGCGTGTAACGCCCTGA
- the arfB gene encoding alternative ribosome rescue aminoacyl-tRNA hydrolase ArfB — MASDALFINDRITIAGWELTEQFVLAGGPGGQNVNKVSTAVQLFFNIENSPSLPERVKANAVKLAGRRMSKDGVLMIEASRFRSQDRNREDARERLKELVLEAAKPPPPPRKKTRPTKGSVERRLKEKSGRSEVKKMRGRPSGD; from the coding sequence ATGGCCAGCGACGCGCTCTTCATCAATGACAGGATCACCATCGCCGGATGGGAGCTGACGGAACAGTTCGTTCTGGCGGGCGGCCCCGGCGGGCAGAACGTCAATAAGGTCTCGACCGCGGTCCAGCTGTTCTTCAATATCGAGAATTCGCCGTCCTTGCCTGAGCGCGTCAAGGCGAACGCCGTCAAGCTTGCCGGAAGGCGCATGTCGAAAGACGGCGTGCTGATGATCGAGGCTAGCCGTTTCCGCAGCCAGGACCGCAATCGCGAGGATGCGCGCGAGCGCCTCAAGGAGCTGGTTCTCGAAGCGGCCAAGCCGCCGCCGCCGCCGCGCAAGAAGACGAGGCCGACGAAAGGCTCTGTCGAACGACGCCTCAAGGAAAAATCCGGCCGCTCCGAAGTCAAGAAGATGCGCGGCCGCCCGAGCGGAGACTGA
- a CDS encoding phosphoenolpyruvate carboxykinase, with protein METFGVHNPAVALATIGLESAASVRYNFTAASLYEEAIRRGEAELTAQGALRALTGQHTGRSPRDKFVVRDANTETQIWWDNNKPMSPEHFAVLHADMLAHAKGRELFVQDLIGGADAGHALPSRVVTEFAWHSLFIRNLLIRPELEALKTFVPKLTIIDLPSFKADPERHGCRTETVIACDLTKGLVLIGGTSYAGEMKKSVFTVLNYLLPAKGVMPMHCSANAGPDGDSAVFFGLSGTGKTTLSADPARTLIGDDEHGWGENGIFNFEGGCYAKTIRLSAEAEPEIYATTQRFGTVLENVVLNDQREPDFDDGSLTENTRCAYPLDFIPNASKTGLAAHPKTIIMLTADAFGVMPPIARLTPEQAMYHFLSGYTAKVAGTEKGVTEPEATFSTCFGAPFMPRHPAEYGNLLKELIGRHGVECWLVNTGWTGGAYGTGKRMPIKATRALLAAALSGELAKADLRTDTNFGFAVPVSVAGVDNGILDPRSTWADAAAYDRQAEKLVGMFIANFAKFEDHVDGGVRDAAPGLKIAAE; from the coding sequence ATGGAAACGTTCGGAGTTCATAACCCGGCGGTAGCGCTGGCGACGATTGGTTTGGAGAGCGCAGCAAGCGTTCGCTATAACTTTACCGCCGCCTCTCTTTACGAGGAGGCGATTCGCCGTGGAGAAGCCGAACTCACCGCCCAGGGCGCGCTCCGCGCATTGACCGGCCAGCACACTGGCCGCTCGCCGCGCGACAAGTTCGTCGTCCGCGACGCCAACACCGAGACGCAAATCTGGTGGGACAACAACAAGCCGATGTCGCCGGAGCATTTCGCCGTGCTTCATGCCGACATGCTGGCTCATGCGAAGGGCAGGGAACTTTTCGTTCAGGACCTGATCGGCGGTGCCGATGCCGGTCATGCGCTGCCGTCGCGTGTTGTCACCGAATTCGCCTGGCACTCGCTGTTCATCCGTAACCTGCTGATCCGTCCGGAGCTCGAAGCGCTGAAAACCTTCGTGCCGAAACTGACGATCATCGATCTGCCGAGCTTCAAGGCCGATCCGGAACGCCACGGCTGCCGCACCGAGACCGTCATCGCCTGCGACCTCACCAAGGGTCTCGTGCTGATCGGCGGCACGTCCTATGCCGGCGAAATGAAGAAGTCGGTCTTCACCGTCCTCAATTACCTGCTGCCGGCCAAGGGCGTCATGCCGATGCACTGCTCGGCCAATGCCGGTCCGGATGGCGACAGCGCGGTCTTCTTCGGCCTGTCGGGCACCGGCAAGACGACGCTTTCGGCCGATCCGGCCCGCACGCTGATCGGTGACGACGAGCATGGCTGGGGCGAAAACGGCATCTTCAATTTCGAAGGCGGCTGCTACGCCAAGACCATCCGCCTGTCGGCCGAAGCCGAGCCGGAAATCTACGCGACGACGCAGCGCTTCGGCACGGTTCTCGAAAACGTCGTGCTCAACGACCAGCGTGAGCCGGATTTCGATGACGGATCGCTGACGGAAAACACCCGTTGTGCCTATCCGCTGGATTTCATCCCGAACGCCTCGAAGACCGGCCTCGCCGCGCATCCGAAGACGATCATCATGCTGACTGCCGATGCCTTCGGCGTCATGCCGCCGATTGCCCGCCTGACGCCTGAACAGGCCATGTACCACTTCCTGTCCGGCTACACGGCAAAGGTCGCCGGTACCGAAAAGGGCGTCACCGAGCCCGAAGCGACCTTCTCGACCTGCTTCGGCGCCCCCTTCATGCCGCGTCATCCGGCGGAATACGGCAACCTCCTGAAGGAGCTGATCGGCCGTCACGGCGTCGAATGCTGGCTGGTCAATACCGGCTGGACCGGCGGCGCATACGGCACCGGCAAGCGCATGCCGATCAAGGCGACGCGCGCACTGCTGGCCGCAGCTCTCTCGGGCGAACTCGCCAAGGCTGACCTGCGCACCGACACAAACTTCGGCTTTGCCGTTCCGGTTTCTGTCGCTGGCGTCGACAACGGCATTCTCGACCCGCGCTCGACCTGGGCCGATGCTGCAGCCTACGACCGCCAGGCCGAAAAGCTCGTCGGCATGTTCATCGCCAACTTCGCCAAGTTCGAAGATCATGTCGATGGCGGCGTGCGTGACGCGGCACCGGGCCTGAAGATTGCTGCCGAGTAA
- a CDS encoding response regulator transcription factor produces the protein MPTIALVDDDRNILTSVSIALEAEGYKVETYTDGASALDGLIARPPQLAIFDIKMPRMDGMELLRRLRQKSDMPVIFLTSKDEEIDELFGLKMGADDFITKPFSQRLLVERVRAVLRRASSREAAAAAGTGAAPKPGVAQPARSLERGQLVMDQERHTCTWKAEPVTLTVTEFLILHSLAQRPGVVKSRDALMDAAYDEQVYVDDRTIDSHIKRLRKKFKMVDNDFDMIETLYGVGYRFREAA, from the coding sequence ATGCCGACAATCGCGCTCGTTGACGACGACCGCAACATCCTCACCTCAGTGTCGATCGCACTGGAGGCCGAAGGATATAAGGTCGAGACATACACGGATGGCGCTTCGGCCCTTGATGGTCTTATCGCCCGCCCGCCGCAACTCGCCATCTTCGATATCAAGATGCCGCGTATGGACGGGATGGAGCTGCTGCGCCGCCTGCGACAGAAATCTGACATGCCTGTCATTTTCCTGACCTCCAAGGATGAAGAGATCGACGAGCTCTTCGGCCTGAAGATGGGCGCCGACGACTTCATCACCAAACCGTTCTCGCAGCGCCTGCTGGTCGAGCGCGTTCGCGCCGTGCTGCGCCGCGCCTCGAGCCGGGAAGCCGCGGCCGCGGCAGGCACCGGTGCCGCGCCGAAGCCGGGCGTCGCACAGCCGGCCCGCTCGCTGGAGCGTGGACAGCTGGTCATGGACCAAGAGCGCCATACCTGCACCTGGAAGGCCGAGCCAGTGACGCTGACGGTCACCGAATTCCTGATCCTGCATTCGCTTGCGCAGCGTCCAGGCGTGGTCAAGAGCCGTGACGCGCTGATGGACGCGGCCTATGACGAGCAGGTCTATGTCGATGACCGCACGATCGACAGCCACATCAAGCGGCTGCGCAAGAAATTCAAGATGGTCGACAACGATTTTGATATGATTGAGACGCTCTACGGAGTGGGTTACCGCTTCCGCGAAGCAGCCTGA
- a CDS encoding sensor histidine kinase: MAQLVQERDLDDADGVTGRRVRGRRWSHPFTIIRRIFGNAVFSSLTRRILFFNLAALLVLVGGILYLNQFREGLIDARVESLLTQGEIIAGAVSASASVDTNSITIDPQKLLELQAGQSITPVPNDEDLEFPIDPEKVAPVLRRLISPTRTRARIFDADANLLLDSRHLYSRGQVLRFDLPPVEEEKQTWGEWFTTLFNKALQPGNLPVYKEAPGGDGSIYPEVMNALTGVRGAVVRTTEKGELIVSVAVPVQRFRAVLGVLLLSTQAGDIDNIVHAERLAIMRVFGVATLVNVLLSLVLSSTIANPLRRLSAAAIRVRRGAKEREEIPDFSARQDEIGNLSIALREMTTALYDRIDAIESFAADVSHELKNPLTSLRSAVETLPLAKSDDSKKRLMDVIQHDVRRLDRLISDISDASRLDAELARVDARSVDLEKFLTDLVEVSRQIRSKNKDVHIELVIERKPGVKTRFVVNGHDLRIGQIVTNLIENARSFVPQEGGRIIVRLVRTRSRCLVYIEDNGPGIQAENIDRIFERFYTDRPESEGFGQNSGLGLSISRQIAEAHGGSLRAENIIDAESAEILGARFILALPADAHS; the protein is encoded by the coding sequence TTGGCACAGTTGGTGCAGGAAAGGGATCTGGATGATGCGGATGGCGTAACCGGCCGCCGCGTCAGGGGAAGGCGATGGTCGCATCCCTTCACCATCATCCGCCGGATCTTCGGCAATGCCGTCTTTTCCAGCCTGACGCGCCGCATCCTGTTCTTCAATCTGGCGGCACTGCTCGTTCTCGTCGGCGGCATCCTCTACCTCAACCAGTTTCGAGAAGGCCTGATCGACGCCCGCGTCGAGAGCTTGCTGACCCAGGGCGAAATCATTGCCGGCGCCGTCTCGGCATCGGCCTCCGTCGATACCAACTCGATCACCATCGACCCGCAGAAGCTGCTGGAGCTGCAGGCGGGACAGAGCATCACACCGGTTCCAAACGACGAAGATCTCGAATTCCCGATCGATCCGGAAAAGGTGGCGCCGGTTCTGCGCCGGCTGATCTCGCCGACCCGCACGCGCGCCCGCATTTTCGATGCCGACGCCAATCTGCTGCTCGATTCTCGTCATCTCTATTCGCGCGGCCAGGTGCTGCGTTTCGACTTGCCGCCGGTCGAGGAAGAGAAGCAGACCTGGGGCGAATGGTTCACGACACTGTTCAACAAGGCACTGCAGCCCGGCAATCTGCCGGTCTATAAGGAAGCGCCTGGTGGTGACGGCTCGATCTATCCCGAGGTGATGAATGCGCTGACCGGTGTGCGCGGCGCGGTCGTTCGCACCACCGAGAAGGGCGAGCTGATCGTTTCGGTCGCGGTGCCCGTCCAGCGTTTCCGTGCAGTTCTCGGCGTCCTTCTTCTGTCGACGCAGGCCGGCGATATCGACAATATCGTGCACGCCGAGCGCCTGGCGATCATGCGCGTGTTCGGCGTTGCCACGCTCGTCAACGTGCTCTTGTCGCTCGTTCTGTCTTCGACGATCGCCAATCCGCTGCGCCGCCTCTCGGCCGCCGCGATCCGCGTCCGCCGTGGGGCCAAGGAGCGCGAGGAAATTCCGGATTTCTCGGCCCGCCAGGATGAAATCGGTAACCTGTCGATCGCGCTGCGCGAAATGACCACGGCGCTCTACGACCGTATCGATGCGATCGAGAGTTTCGCCGCCGATGTCAGCCACGAGCTCAAGAACCCGCTGACCTCGCTTCGCAGCGCTGTCGAGACCTTGCCTTTGGCCAAGTCCGATGATTCCAAGAAGCGGCTGATGGATGTCATCCAGCACGACGTTCGCCGCCTCGACCGCCTGATCAGTGACATCTCCGACGCCTCGCGGCTCGATGCCGAATTGGCACGCGTCGATGCCCGCTCGGTCGATCTGGAGAAGTTCCTCACCGATCTCGTGGAGGTCTCCCGGCAGATCCGCAGCAAGAACAAGGATGTGCATATCGAGCTGGTGATCGAGCGCAAGCCGGGGGTAAAGACCCGCTTCGTCGTCAATGGCCATGACCTGCGCATCGGCCAGATCGTCACCAACCTGATTGAAAATGCCCGCTCCTTCGTGCCGCAGGAAGGCGGACGGATCATCGTCCGGCTGGTGAGGACGCGCTCGCGCTGCCTCGTCTATATCGAGGACAACGGTCCCGGTATCCAGGCTGAAAATATCGACCGCATCTTCGAGCGCTTCTATACTGATCGCCCGGAATCCGAAGGTTTCGGCCAGAATTCCGGTCTCGGCCTGTCGATCAGCCGTCAGATTGCCGAGGCGCATGGCGGCTCGCTCAGGGCAGAGAACATCATCGATGCCGAAAGCGCCGAGATCCTTGGCGCGCGGTTCATCCTTGCCCTGCCCGCGGATGCGCATAGCTGA
- a CDS encoding serine/threonine protein kinase produces the protein MAPPVNVHATAIRINQTGLMFAGPSGWGKSMLAFTCLTEARRLGLPAMLVADDQVFVEHRGGEIIAKRPDSIAGLIELRGTGIVSLESIPEAVMHFAILPANVSGPDRLPPNDEQIEVAEGFALPVIRLLANTSVPLAILMAKAPEIGMECR, from the coding sequence ATGGCGCCGCCGGTCAACGTTCACGCAACGGCGATCCGGATCAACCAAACCGGGCTGATGTTTGCCGGCCCCTCGGGCTGGGGCAAATCGATGCTTGCCTTTACCTGCCTGACGGAAGCCCGGCGTCTCGGATTGCCCGCGATGCTCGTTGCCGACGACCAGGTTTTTGTCGAACATCGTGGCGGCGAGATCATCGCCAAGCGCCCGGATTCGATTGCCGGACTGATCGAATTGCGCGGCACCGGCATCGTTTCGCTCGAGAGCATCCCCGAAGCGGTGATGCACTTTGCGATCCTTCCTGCCAACGTTTCCGGACCCGACCGGCTACCGCCCAACGACGAGCAGATCGAAGTTGCCGAAGGCTTTGCACTGCCGGTGATCCGGCTTCTTGCGAATACATCCGTACCTCTCGCAATTTTGATGGCAAAGGCGCCCGAAATCGGAATGGAATGCCGCTGA
- a CDS encoding PTS sugar transporter subunit IIA encodes MIGLVLVTHGKLAEEFRHAVEHVVGPQKFIETVCIGPEDDMDQRRQDILQAVAGADDGHGVVILTDMFGGTPSNLAISVMSSGHTEVIAGMNLPMLIKLAGVRGENNMEKALAEASEAGRKYINVASRVLSGK; translated from the coding sequence ATGATCGGACTTGTGCTTGTCACTCATGGCAAGCTGGCTGAAGAGTTTCGTCATGCTGTCGAGCACGTCGTAGGTCCTCAGAAATTCATCGAGACGGTCTGCATCGGCCCCGAAGACGATATGGATCAGAGGCGGCAGGACATTCTCCAGGCAGTCGCCGGCGCCGATGACGGTCATGGCGTGGTGATCCTCACCGACATGTTCGGCGGGACCCCTTCCAATCTGGCAATTTCCGTGATGAGCAGCGGCCACACCGAAGTGATCGCCGGCATGAACCTGCCGATGCTTATCAAGCTCGCCGGCGTACGCGGCGAGAACAATATGGAAAAGGCCCTGGCCGAGGCTTCGGAAGCCGGCCGCAAGTATATCAACGTCGCGAGCCGCGTTCTCAGCGGTAAATAA
- a CDS encoding HPr family phosphocarrier protein, translating to MTTTQLSRELLIINKRGLHARASAKFVQMVDTFDATITVSKDGMTVGGTSIMGLMMLAASPGSTVLVTASGNQATEALEALDQLIQNKFGEEI from the coding sequence ATGACCACGACGCAGCTCTCCCGGGAACTCCTCATCATCAACAAGCGCGGCCTGCACGCCCGCGCCTCGGCGAAATTCGTCCAGATGGTCGATACGTTCGATGCGACGATCACCGTGTCGAAAGACGGGATGACGGTGGGCGGGACCTCGATTATGGGACTGATGATGCTGGCCGCGAGCCCCGGCTCGACGGTGCTGGTGACCGCCAGCGGCAACCAGGCCACCGAAGCGCTCGAGGCGCTGGATCAGCTGATCCAGAACAAATTCGGCGAAGAAATCTAA
- the ahcY gene encoding adenosylhomocysteinase — protein sequence MSTEKDYVVADIALADFGRKEITIAETEMPGLMSSREEFGKSQPLKGARITGSLHMTIQTAVLIETLVALGAEVRWASCNIFSTQDHAAAAIAAAGIPVFAIKGESLEDYWTYTDKIFQWADGGFSNMILDDGGDATMYILLGARAEAGEDVLSNPHSEEEEILFAQIKKRLAASPGWFTKQRDAIKGVTEETTTGVNRLYQLHAKGLLPFPAINVNDSVTKSKFDNKYGCKESLVDGIRRGTDVMMAGKVAVVCGYGDVGKGSAASLSGAGARVKVTEADPICALQAAMDGYEVVLLEDVVSSADIFITTTGNKDVIRIDHMRAMKDMAIVGNIGHFDNEIEVAALRNLKWTNVKPQVDLIEFPKGNRIILLSEGRLLNLGNATGHPSFVMSASFTNQTLAQIELFTKPEQYSNQVYILPKHLDEKVARLHLGKLGVKLTQLSEEQAAYIGVKPQGPFKADHYRY from the coding sequence ATGAGCACTGAAAAAGATTATGTCGTCGCCGATATCGCCCTCGCAGATTTCGGCCGTAAGGAAATTACGATCGCCGAAACCGAAATGCCGGGCCTGATGTCCAGCCGCGAAGAATTCGGCAAGTCGCAGCCGCTGAAGGGCGCGCGCATCACCGGCTCGCTGCACATGACGATCCAGACGGCTGTTCTCATCGAGACGCTGGTGGCGCTCGGCGCCGAAGTCCGCTGGGCTTCGTGCAACATCTTCTCGACGCAGGACCATGCCGCTGCCGCGATCGCCGCTGCCGGCATCCCGGTCTTCGCGATCAAGGGCGAGTCCCTCGAAGATTACTGGACCTACACCGACAAGATCTTCCAGTGGGCCGACGGCGGCTTCTCCAACATGATCCTCGACGACGGCGGCGATGCGACCATGTACATCCTGCTCGGTGCCCGCGCCGAAGCCGGTGAAGACGTGCTGTCGAACCCGCATTCGGAAGAAGAAGAGATCCTTTTCGCTCAGATCAAGAAGCGCCTCGCCGCTTCTCCGGGCTGGTTCACCAAGCAGCGCGACGCGATCAAGGGCGTCACCGAAGAAACCACCACGGGCGTCAACCGCCTCTACCAGCTGCATGCCAAGGGCCTGCTGCCGTTCCCGGCAATCAACGTCAACGACTCCGTCACCAAGTCGAAGTTCGACAACAAGTACGGCTGCAAGGAGTCGCTGGTTGACGGTATCCGCCGCGGTACCGACGTCATGATGGCCGGCAAGGTTGCCGTCGTCTGCGGTTACGGCGATGTCGGCAAGGGTTCTGCCGCTTCGCTCTCCGGCGCCGGCGCCCGCGTCAAGGTTACCGAGGCCGACCCGATCTGCGCCCTGCAGGCCGCCATGGACGGTTATGAAGTGGTTCTGCTCGAAGACGTCGTATCTTCGGCCGACATCTTCATCACCACGACCGGCAACAAGGACGTCATCCGCATCGACCACATGCGTGCGATGAAGGACATGGCGATCGTCGGCAATATCGGCCACTTCGACAACGAAATCGAAGTTGCCGCGCTGCGTAACCTCAAGTGGACCAACGTCAAGCCGCAGGTCGACCTGATCGAGTTCCCGAAGGGCAACCGCATCATCCTGCTGTCGGAAGGACGCTTGCTGAACCTCGGCAACGCCACGGGTCACCCGTCGTTCGTCATGTCCGCGTCCTTCACCAACCAGACGCTGGCGCAGATCGAACTCTTCACCAAGCCGGAGCAGTATTCCAACCAGGTCTACATCCTGCCGAAGCACCTCGACGAGAAGGTCGCCCGTCTTCACCTCGGCAAGCTCGGCGTCAAGCTGACCCAGCTTTCTGAAGAACAGGCTGCCTATATCGGCGTGAAGCCGCAGGGTCCGTTCAAGGCTGACCACTACAGATACTAA
- a CDS encoding PAS domain-containing sensor histidine kinase, translated as MPEEEKSLPGQVDDGVRPEAHLRAAAQNDKLAAAGRAVKQGKGSLMRLAQICAGGTAISALARPVMAQVESEAAASAHLFTSSQVVGVSVVIGVISAALLSTLWSVRQRGNIETESREMRTALSDAQQRISQYQALIADKNRRIVIWDGNERPELLGQLPAETGAPQDNEFLAFGLWLKPRSASELDRAIDRLREAAQSFDMVVETNRDEILEAQGRVSGGRAFVRFVALNNLRAELAELKIERDRLMSSISAFQNLLDAIDLPAWQRDTDGRLTWVNQAYGDAVEATTPQQAINESREILTTVARERIRATATPESPFHDKISTVVHGNRTFFDVVDVKVPSGSAGIAIDVSDAEAVRAELERTLKSHAETLDHLATPVAIFDGDQRLQFYNQAFVTLWELDIAFLERKPDNAELLERLRVAKKLPDQLNWKSWKDTALAVYRSLDTKSDVWHLPNGQTLRVFATAHPQGGATWVFENLTEQVDLETRYNTLVKVQGETIDHLSEGVAVFGADGRVRLANPAFRVLWGITEAEAKPGTHIRAVGEACVQSYDRPDGWKTFAELITSFDDERRSSQGTLELFSGLVLDYAVIPLPNAQTMLTFVNMTDAVRAERALTEKNEALRKADELKNDFVQHVSYELRSPLTNIIGFTDLLRTPGVGPLNDRQAEYIDHIATSSSVLLTLVNDILDLATVDAGIMRLNYSEIDLSDLLDDVSMQIADRLQESGVTLEITAPAQLGTIVADPQRLKQILLKLLSNAANFSPEGAAIALECHREGTDFVFSVADRGPGISQEMIATVFDRFATGAKSGKRGGAGLGLSIVDSFVSLHNGKVTIDSKPGRGTTVVCRIPSVNLPRAVAAAE; from the coding sequence ATGCCGGAAGAAGAAAAAAGCCTGCCGGGACAGGTGGATGACGGCGTTCGGCCAGAAGCCCACCTGAGAGCGGCAGCACAAAACGATAAACTTGCGGCGGCCGGGCGGGCCGTGAAGCAAGGAAAGGGATCGCTGATGCGACTGGCGCAGATCTGCGCCGGCGGTACTGCGATTTCTGCGCTCGCACGCCCCGTGATGGCTCAGGTCGAGTCCGAAGCGGCGGCATCGGCCCACCTCTTCACCTCGTCTCAGGTCGTCGGCGTTTCCGTCGTCATCGGCGTGATTTCGGCCGCCCTGCTCTCGACATTGTGGTCAGTGCGCCAGCGCGGCAATATCGAGACCGAAAGCCGCGAGATGCGTACGGCTCTGTCCGATGCGCAGCAGCGAATTTCGCAGTACCAGGCGCTGATCGCCGACAAGAACCGCCGCATCGTCATCTGGGACGGCAATGAGCGGCCCGAACTGCTGGGCCAGCTGCCGGCCGAAACCGGCGCGCCGCAGGACAATGAATTCCTGGCATTCGGCCTGTGGCTGAAGCCACGCTCGGCCTCCGAACTCGACCGCGCCATCGACCGGCTGCGCGAAGCGGCGCAGAGCTTCGATATGGTCGTCGAGACCAATCGCGATGAAATCCTCGAAGCGCAGGGCCGGGTTTCCGGCGGCCGCGCCTTCGTTCGCTTCGTTGCGCTCAACAATCTGCGCGCCGAGCTTGCCGAACTGAAGATCGAGCGCGACCGGCTGATGTCGTCGATCTCGGCCTTCCAGAACCTGCTCGACGCGATCGACCTGCCGGCATGGCAGCGCGATACCGATGGCCGCCTGACCTGGGTGAACCAGGCCTATGGCGATGCCGTCGAGGCGACCACGCCGCAGCAGGCGATCAACGAGAGCCGCGAAATCCTGACGACCGTCGCCCGCGAGCGCATCCGCGCCACAGCAACGCCGGAATCGCCGTTCCATGACAAGATTTCCACCGTCGTCCACGGCAACCGGACCTTCTTCGACGTCGTCGACGTCAAGGTGCCGAGCGGCTCTGCCGGTATCGCGATCGACGTTTCGGATGCGGAAGCCGTCCGCGCCGAGCTTGAGCGGACGCTGAAGAGCCATGCCGAAACGCTCGACCATCTGGCGACACCTGTTGCGATCTTCGACGGCGACCAGCGGCTGCAGTTCTATAACCAGGCTTTCGTGACCCTCTGGGAACTCGATATCGCCTTCCTCGAGCGCAAGCCTGACAATGCCGAGCTTCTCGAGCGCCTGCGGGTGGCGAAGAAGCTGCCGGACCAGCTGAACTGGAAGAGCTGGAAGGATACGGCGCTGGCCGTCTATCGCTCGCTCGACACCAAATCCGATGTATGGCACCTGCCCAACGGACAGACGCTGCGCGTCTTCGCGACCGCCCATCCGCAGGGCGGCGCAACCTGGGTATTCGAAAACCTGACCGAACAGGTCGATCTAGAGACCCGCTACAACACGCTGGTGAAGGTTCAGGGCGAGACGATCGACCACCTCTCCGAGGGTGTCGCGGTGTTCGGCGCCGATGGCAGGGTTCGTCTTGCAAATCCGGCCTTCCGTGTGCTTTGGGGCATCACCGAAGCCGAAGCCAAGCCCGGCACGCATATCCGCGCCGTCGGCGAGGCCTGTGTGCAATCCTATGACCGGCCGGATGGCTGGAAGACCTTTGCCGAGCTGATCACCAGCTTCGACGACGAGCGCCGATCGAGCCAGGGCACGCTTGAGCTCTTCTCGGGCCTCGTGCTCGACTATGCCGTCATTCCGCTGCCGAACGCCCAGACCATGCTGACCTTTGTCAACATGACGGATGCGGTGCGCGCCGAGCGGGCGCTGACGGAAAAGAACGAAGCGCTGCGCAAGGCCGACGAGCTGAAGAACGATTTTGTCCAGCACGTTTCCTACGAGCTGCGCTCGCCGCTGACCAACATCATCGGTTTCACCGACCTGCTGCGCACGCCGGGCGTCGGCCCGCTGAACGACCGGCAGGCCGAATATATCGATCATATCGCCACCTCGTCGTCGGTGCTGCTGACGCTGGTGAACGACATTCTCGATCTGGCGACCGTCGATGCCGGGATCATGCGGCTGAACTATTCCGAGATCGATCTCAGCGACCTGCTGGACGACGTTTCGATGCAGATCGCCGACCGGCTGCAGGAAAGCGGCGTGACGCTCGAAATCACCGCTCCGGCGCAGCTCGGCACGATCGTTGCCGATCCGCAGCGCCTGAAGCAGATCCTGCTGAAGCTCCTGTCCAATGCGGCGAACTTCTCGCCGGAGGGCGCGGCGATCGCGCTCGAATGCCATCGCGAAGGCACGGATTTCGTCTTCTCGGTTGCCGACCGCGGCCCCGGCATCTCGCAGGAGATGATTGCAACCGTCTTCGACCGCTTTGCCACGGGCGCGAAAAGCGGCAAGCGCGGCGGAGCAGGCCTCGGCCTCTCGATCGTCGACAGCTTCGTCAGCCTGCATAACGGCAAGGTCACGATCGACAGCAAGCCGGGCCGCGGCACCACGGTTGTTTGCCGGATTCCATCGGTGAACTTGCCGCGCGCCGTCGCAGCTGCCGAATGA